The Candidatus Pantoea soli genome window below encodes:
- a CDS encoding YggT family protein — translation MLTLTFLVKTLIDLYVMVLLLRIWMQWSRCDFYNPLAQFVVKITQPVVKPLRRIIPALGPIDTASLLLAFVLTTLKYPILLLIQVGVFSVDPTNLLVGLLSLVKSAGYLVFWVIIVRSLMSWISQGRGPMDYVLIQLTEPLMAPIRRILPAMGGIDFSAMIVILVLYALNFLGMDLFPGLWYLL, via the coding sequence ATGTTAACACTGACGTTTTTAGTCAAAACGCTGATCGACCTGTACGTGATGGTGCTGCTGCTGCGCATCTGGATGCAGTGGTCGCGCTGTGACTTTTACAATCCGCTGGCGCAGTTTGTGGTGAAGATCACCCAGCCCGTGGTGAAACCGCTGCGCCGCATTATTCCGGCACTGGGGCCGATAGACACGGCATCGCTGCTGCTGGCCTTTGTGCTGACGACGCTGAAATACCCGATCCTGCTGCTGATTCAGGTGGGCGTGTTCTCGGTTGACCCGACCAACCTGCTGGTTGGCCTGCTGTCGCTGGTGAAGTCGGCCGGGTATCTGGTGTTCTGGGTGATCATTGTCCGCTCGCTGATGAGCTGGATCAGTCAGGGCCGCGGTCCAATGGATTATGTGCTGATTCAGCTGACCGAACCGCTGATGGCACCGATCCGCCGCATTCTGCCGGCGATGGGCGGCATTGATTTCTCAGCCATGATTGTGATTCTGGTGCTGTATGCCCTGAATTTCCTCGGGATGGATCTGTTCCCGGGCCTCTGGTACCTGCTGTAA
- a CDS encoding XTP/dITP diphosphatase has protein sequence MQKVVLATGNPGKVRELADLLAAFGLNIVAQTELGVTSAEETGLTFIENAILKARHAAQITGLPAIADDSGLAVDALGGAPGIYSARYAGAEASDQQNLEKLLLAMENVPDGQRQAQFHCVLVYVRHAADPVPLVFHGSWDGEITRAPAGEGGFGYDPIFYVPALGKTAAGLSKEEKRAVSHRGKALTLLLEAMRNA, from the coding sequence ATGCAAAAAGTTGTGCTCGCCACCGGTAATCCCGGCAAAGTGCGTGAACTGGCCGACCTGCTGGCGGCCTTTGGCCTCAATATCGTGGCGCAAACCGAACTGGGCGTGACGTCAGCAGAAGAGACCGGCCTGACCTTTATCGAAAACGCCATTCTCAAAGCGCGCCACGCGGCGCAGATCACCGGCTTACCGGCAATTGCCGATGATTCGGGTCTGGCGGTGGATGCGCTGGGCGGCGCGCCGGGTATCTACTCCGCGCGCTATGCCGGTGCAGAAGCCAGCGATCAACAGAATCTGGAAAAGCTGCTGCTGGCGATGGAGAATGTGCCGGACGGTCAGCGCCAGGCGCAGTTCCACTGCGTGCTGGTCTATGTACGTCACGCTGCAGATCCGGTGCCGCTGGTGTTCCACGGCAGCTGGGACGGGGAAATTACCCGCGCCCCGGCCGGAGAAGGCGGTTTCGGTTACGATCCGATTTTCTACGTGCCTGCACTGGGCAAAACCGCCGCCGGACTGAGCAAAGAGGAGAAGCGCGCGGTCTCTCATCGGGGTAAAGCATTGACGCTGCTGCTGGAAGCGATGCGCAATGCCTGA